From a single Serratia surfactantfaciens genomic region:
- the rsmS gene encoding pleiotropic regulatory protein RsmS, with the protein MSLENASPELQLAVDLIYLLECNEIDPATALAALDIVKRDYQEKLQRAGVTSPYLPAGQ; encoded by the coding sequence ATGTCTCTGGAAAACGCCTCACCCGAACTGCAGCTGGCGGTAGACTTGATCTACCTGTTGGAATGCAACGAAATCGATCCGGCTACCGCACTGGCGGCGCTGGATATCGTCAAACGGGATTATCAGGAAAAGCTGCAGCGCGCCGGCGTCACCTCCCCCTATCTGCCCGCCGGACAGTAA
- the mscK gene encoding mechanosensitive channel MscK, translating into MHRWLTLPSLAPLSFVGACRRRIAAATLLFLICAFIFPAQAALNGDLPQRSEVQSQLEALNKQKALTPVEKLSQQDLTRTLELLDAIERNRQDAAQLKQQVQQAPAKLNQVTAELDALKRPEDSAAARAALLPLSLRQLESRLYQTLDELQSAQESLSTYNSQLVSLQTQPERVQSTMYAASQRLQEIRSQLSGQTPGQDSLRNSQQVMLATEQALLNAQLELQRKSLEANTTLQDLLQKQRDYTTAHIDALDRSVQLLQEIVNSKRLTLSEKTAKEAQNPEDATDIQHDQLVSKQLDVNRQLSQRLIAATEESNTLFQQNIRVKNWLDRGLQAERNLKEQIQVLKGSLVLSRILYQQQQSLPQGTLLADMDTRIADLRLEQFDINQQRDDLFKGEDYINQLVTESKEKAGPEVIDALNEIIDMRRELLDQLNKQLSNQLSLSINLQINQQQLTSVYGSLQDTLTQQIFWVNSNKPVDLAWLKAMPEAVRDQLAGLDIKFDGGKLVQGGLNALVFLIPLLLAIGVLRWRYRLIDNHLQKLANDVGQLKRDSQLHTPKAIALTLLKVLPGAALLLGIGFWMYRADFGISDFIWALSQQLALSWLVFGFSYRMLKPGGIAERHFNFGANLCAHYRRQTLRLGLALQPLIFWSVLGEKAPLRLVEDVIGQIVVMLTLALLAVLVFPLCRDSWREKGSHAVRLVVVTAIAATPLILLGLMFAGYFYTTLRLASRWIDSLYLFFLWNIVYLTALRGLSVAARRLAYRRALARRQNVAKEGAEGGEPVVEEPPLALDQINQQSLRLTTLVLFAIFASAFYAIWSDLVTVIAYLDSITLWHYTSTVAGSSVAQAVTLGNMMVAIAAVIVAYVLTRNLPGLLEVVVLSRLQLRQGTSYAITTVLTYLITAVGAVVALGSLGVAWDKLQWLAAGLTVGLGFGLQEIFANFVSGLIILFERPIRIGDTITIGTFSGSVSRIRIRATTITDFDRKEVIIPNKAFVTERLINWSLSDTITRVLIKVGVAYGSDLDKVKKVLLQAAHDNPRVMTDPEPQVFFLNFGASTLDHELRLYVRELRDRSYTVDELNRSIDRLCRENGIDIAFNQLEVYLHNQQGNEVQEVKRTLSPDEGGQTAG; encoded by the coding sequence ATGCATCGCTGGTTGACTCTGCCTTCTCTGGCGCCGCTCTCGTTTGTCGGCGCATGCCGGCGGCGCATCGCCGCCGCGACACTCCTTTTCCTGATTTGCGCGTTCATCTTTCCGGCGCAGGCGGCGCTGAACGGCGATCTGCCGCAGCGTAGCGAAGTGCAAAGCCAGTTGGAAGCGCTGAACAAACAGAAAGCTCTGACGCCGGTCGAAAAGCTCTCCCAACAGGATTTGACCCGTACGCTGGAGCTGCTGGACGCCATCGAGCGCAACCGGCAGGACGCTGCGCAGCTCAAACAGCAGGTGCAGCAGGCGCCGGCGAAGCTTAATCAGGTCACCGCCGAGCTGGATGCGCTGAAACGGCCTGAAGACAGCGCTGCGGCGCGCGCCGCCCTATTGCCGCTGTCGCTGCGCCAGTTGGAAAGCCGGCTGTATCAAACGCTTGATGAACTGCAAAGCGCGCAGGAGAGCCTCTCCACTTACAACAGCCAACTGGTGTCGCTGCAAACTCAGCCTGAACGGGTGCAGAGCACCATGTATGCCGCTTCGCAGCGTCTGCAGGAGATCCGCAGCCAACTCAGCGGCCAGACGCCGGGGCAAGATTCGCTGCGCAACAGCCAACAGGTCATGCTGGCCACCGAACAGGCGCTGCTCAACGCGCAGCTGGAGCTGCAGCGCAAAAGCCTGGAAGCCAATACCACTTTGCAGGATCTGCTGCAAAAGCAGCGCGACTACACGACGGCGCATATCGACGCGCTGGATCGCTCGGTGCAGCTGCTGCAGGAGATCGTCAACAGCAAGCGGTTGACGCTGTCTGAAAAGACCGCCAAAGAGGCGCAGAACCCGGAAGACGCCACCGATATCCAGCACGATCAGCTGGTCAGCAAGCAGCTGGACGTCAACCGTCAACTGAGCCAGCGGCTGATCGCCGCTACCGAAGAGAGCAACACGCTATTCCAGCAGAACATTCGGGTCAAAAACTGGCTCGATCGCGGGCTGCAGGCGGAGCGCAACCTGAAAGAGCAGATCCAGGTGCTGAAGGGCAGCTTGGTGTTGTCGCGCATTTTGTATCAGCAGCAGCAAAGTTTGCCGCAGGGCACGCTGTTGGCGGACATGGACACGCGCATCGCCGATCTGCGGCTGGAACAGTTCGACATTAATCAGCAGCGCGACGATCTGTTCAAGGGCGAGGATTACATCAACCAACTGGTGACCGAGAGCAAGGAAAAGGCCGGCCCGGAGGTGATCGACGCGCTGAACGAAATTATCGATATGCGCCGCGAGCTGCTGGATCAGCTGAATAAGCAGCTCAGCAACCAGCTGTCGCTGTCGATCAATCTGCAGATCAACCAGCAGCAGCTGACCAGCGTCTACGGTTCGTTGCAGGATACGCTGACCCAGCAGATTTTCTGGGTCAACAGCAACAAACCGGTCGATCTGGCGTGGCTCAAGGCGATGCCCGAGGCGGTGCGCGATCAGCTCGCCGGGCTCGATATCAAATTTGACGGCGGCAAGCTGGTGCAGGGCGGGTTGAATGCGCTGGTGTTCCTGATCCCGCTGCTGTTGGCGATCGGCGTGTTGCGCTGGCGCTACCGGCTGATCGACAACCATTTGCAAAAGCTGGCCAACGACGTGGGGCAACTGAAGCGCGACAGCCAACTGCACACGCCGAAGGCCATCGCGCTGACCTTGTTGAAGGTACTGCCAGGCGCCGCGCTGCTGCTCGGCATCGGTTTCTGGATGTATCGCGCCGATTTCGGCATCAGCGACTTTATCTGGGCGCTGTCGCAGCAGCTGGCGCTGTCGTGGCTGGTGTTCGGCTTCAGCTATCGGATGCTGAAACCGGGCGGTATCGCCGAGCGGCATTTCAACTTCGGGGCCAATCTGTGCGCGCATTACCGCCGTCAGACGCTGCGTCTGGGGCTGGCGCTGCAGCCGTTGATCTTCTGGTCGGTATTGGGCGAGAAGGCGCCGCTGCGCCTGGTGGAAGACGTCATCGGCCAGATCGTGGTGATGCTGACGCTGGCGCTGCTCGCGGTGCTGGTGTTCCCGCTGTGTCGCGACAGCTGGCGCGAAAAGGGCTCGCACGCCGTGCGGCTGGTGGTGGTTACCGCCATCGCCGCCACGCCGCTGATCCTGCTGGGGCTGATGTTCGCCGGTTACTTCTATACCACGCTGCGATTGGCCAGCCGTTGGATAGACAGCCTGTACCTGTTCTTCCTGTGGAATATCGTGTATCTGACCGCGCTGCGCGGCCTGAGCGTGGCGGCGCGGCGCCTGGCCTACCGGCGCGCGTTGGCGCGGCGGCAAAACGTAGCGAAAGAGGGGGCTGAAGGCGGCGAACCGGTGGTGGAAGAGCCGCCGCTGGCGCTCGATCAGATCAACCAGCAATCGCTGCGCCTGACCACCCTGGTGCTGTTCGCCATCTTCGCCAGCGCCTTCTACGCCATTTGGTCGGATTTGGTGACGGTTATCGCTTACCTGGACAGCATCACGCTGTGGCATTACACCAGCACCGTGGCGGGCAGCAGCGTGGCGCAGGCGGTGACGCTGGGCAATATGATGGTGGCGATCGCCGCGGTGATCGTCGCTTATGTTCTCACCCGCAACCTGCCCGGTCTGCTGGAAGTGGTGGTGCTGTCGCGGCTGCAGCTGCGGCAGGGGACTTCCTACGCCATCACCACCGTGCTCACCTACCTGATTACCGCCGTGGGGGCGGTGGTCGCTCTGGGATCGCTCGGCGTAGCCTGGGACAAACTGCAGTGGCTGGCCGCCGGTTTGACGGTCGGGTTAGGCTTCGGGTTGCAGGAGATCTTCGCCAACTTCGTCTCCGGTCTGATCATTCTGTTCGAACGCCCGATCCGCATCGGCGATACCATCACTATCGGCACTTTCTCCGGTTCGGTCAGCCGGATCCGCATTCGCGCCACCACCATTACCGACTTCGATCGCAAAGAGGTGATCATCCCGAACAAGGCGTTCGTCACCGAGCGGCTGATCAACTGGTCGCTGTCCGACACCATCACTCGTGTGCTGATCAAGGTGGGGGTGGCTTACGGCTCCGATCTCGATAAGGTGAAAAAGGTGTTGCTGCAGGCGGCGCACGACAATCCGCGGGTGATGACCGATCCCGAACCGCAGGTGTTCTTCCTCAACTTCGGTGCCAGCACGCTGGATCACGAACTGCGGCTGTATGTGCGCGAACTGCGCGATCGCAGCTATACCGTGGACGAATTGAACCGCTCAATCGATCGCCTGTGCCGGGAAAACGGCATCGATATTGCCTTCAATCAGCTGGAGGTGTATCTGCATAACCAGCAGGGCAATGAAGTGCAGGAAGTGAAGAGAACGCTGTCGCCGGATGAAGGCGGCCAGACGGCGGGCTGA
- the priC gene encoding primosomal replication protein PriC has protein sequence MSTQRLLQVLAQQIAALAAEVTPRGDVPIPQARFDAALFANRGTRLRDYLAEVEKNFAQLQHAANDSRASQVAFLAEKLVAQIAALHRELATQALRRKNQPKEAPEADLYHKLAEHQDYERRLIAMIQDRESLLGRQTTLAAQQKLQHELAALEGRLMRCRQALARIERNIERKENGF, from the coding sequence GTGAGCACTCAGCGTCTATTACAGGTGTTGGCACAGCAGATCGCGGCGCTGGCGGCCGAGGTCACCCCGCGCGGCGATGTTCCGATCCCGCAGGCGCGCTTCGACGCCGCCCTGTTCGCCAACCGCGGCACGCGGCTGCGCGACTATCTGGCCGAGGTGGAGAAAAACTTCGCCCAGTTGCAACACGCAGCCAACGACAGCCGCGCCAGTCAGGTGGCCTTTCTGGCCGAAAAGCTGGTAGCCCAGATCGCCGCCCTGCATCGCGAACTGGCGACCCAGGCGCTGCGGCGCAAGAACCAGCCGAAAGAAGCCCCCGAGGCCGATCTGTACCACAAGCTGGCCGAGCATCAGGACTACGAACGCCGGCTGATCGCCATGATTCAGGATCGGGAAAGCCTGCTGGGGCGCCAGACCACGCTGGCGGCGCAGCAAAAGCTGCAGCACGAGCTGGCGGCGCTGGAGGGGCGGCTGATGCGCTGTCGTCAGGCGCTGGCGCGCATCGAGCGCAATATCGAACGCAAAGAAAACGGTTTTTGA